The Archangium primigenium genomic interval CTCCGCGCGCGCGAGGATGAGGGCGCGCATGGCGGCCGGATTCACCTCCGGGTGGAACTGGACGCCGCGGATGCGCGGCCCGTAGGCGAGCGCCTGGATGGGGGTGTGCGCGTTGCCCGCCAGCAGCGTGGCCCCCTCGGGCACCCGCTCCACGACGTCCTCGTGGGTGGTCTGCACCGCGAAGCTGCCCGGCAGCCCCGCGAAGAGCGCGTCCTCCCGCCCCTCGGCGTTGAGCCGCACCTCCACGGTGCCAATCTCCCGGCCCTGGGTGCTGCGCACCACCCGGCCCCCATGGGCATGCGCGAGGAGTTGGTGCCCAAAGCATACCCCGAGCACCGGCGTGCCCCGGGCGGCGGCGGTGAGCATGAAGTCCGCGGCGCGCTCCATCCAGGGCTCCACCTGGGTCACGGACAGGGGCGAGCCGGTCATCATCACCCCGTCGTAGCCCGCGGCGCTCGCGGGCAGGGGGGCGTCGCGGTGGACGTGGAGGATGTCGAAGCGGCATCCGCCGGGCGCGAGCGTCTCGACGAACCAGTGTTCGTAGTCGCCGACGCTCAGTTGCACGGGCCGGGCCGCGTCGCCAGCTTTCAACAGGAGAACGTTCTTCATGGTCTTGCTCCAGGTCGGGTTGCCGCGGCGGCGGGGGTTCCCTACGTTCGGCTGCCGCTTGTGTTGACGTCCGTCCAATTCACACGTGCCGTCCGGGATTCCGAACATCTTGGAGGGCCCCTGCCCGTACACTCGCGCCACGGCGGCTTGGGTTCAAGCTGTGCATCGCGAGGTGTGGTGGGGATCCCGGTGGGCACGCGCGTCCGGGGAAACTGAAAGAAGACGGCACAAGGGGCACTTTCTGAATGGGCGTCGGGAAAAGGAAGAGGCCAATGGCGAGTCGTTCCAAGGCGAAGGTCATCACGTTGCCATCTCCCGCGAGCAGGCGGGCGCGCGCGAAGGACAAGGAGAAGGAGCGCGACACCGGCAGGCCCCTGGGGCGCGTTCCCTCGGGCACGGACGTGCTGCACAAGTGGTTCGAGGAAAAGGGCATTCGCCAGGTGAAGCTCGGCGCGGTGGACCTGGACGGCGTGTGGCGCGGCAAGTACGTGTCGGTGGAGAAGTTCTTCTCCGCCTGCAAGAGCGGCATGGGCTTCTGTGACGTGGTGTTCGGCTGGGACATCGCGGACGAGCTGCTCGACAACACGAAGGTGACGGGCTGGCACACGGGCTATCCGGACGGCATGTGCCGCGTGGACACCAGCAGCGCGCGCATCATCCCCTGGGAGCCGGACACGGCCGCCTTCCTGCTGGACTTCGTGAACCCGGACGGCTCGCCCTTCGAGCCGAGCCCGCGCCAGCTGCTGCAGAAGATTGGCCAGCGCGCGCGCGACATGGGCTACCTGCCCAAGTTCGGCGCCGAGTACGAGTTCTTCATCTTCAAGGAGACGCCGCAGACGCTCAAGGAGAAGGGCTACTCGCAGCTCACGCCCCTGACGCCCGGCATGTTCGGCTACTCGTGGCTGCGCACCTCGCTCAACGCGCCGCTCGTGCACGCCATCATCAATGGCTGCCGCGACTTCGGCGTGGAGCTGGAGGGCTTCCACACCGAGACGGGCCCGGGCGTGTTCGAGGCCGCCATCCGCTACGACTCGCTGGAGAAGATCGCGGACAAGGCGGTGCTCTTCAAGACGGCGGTCAAGGAGATCTGCGCGCGCCACGGCCTCACCGCCTGCTTCATGGCCAAGGTGGACCCGAAGCTGCCCGGCTGCTCGGGGCACATCCACCAGTCGCTGTGGTCGCTCAAGGAGGACGAGAACGTCTTCCACGATCCGGACGACCGCGACGGCATGAGCCAGACGATGCGCCACTACCTCGGCGGGCAGATCGCGCTGATGCCGGAGCTCACGGCGCTCTACTGGCCCACCATCAACAGCTACAAGCGCAGCGTGGAGAACACGTGGGCGCCCACCACCGCCACGTGGGGCAAGGAGAACCGCACCACCGCGGTGCGCGTGATTGGCGACAGCCCCAAGTCCATGCGCCTGGAGTACCGGCAGACGGGCGCGGACATGAACGCCTACCTCGGCATGGCGGCGAGCCTGGCCGCGGGCCTGTGGGGCGTGGAGAACGAGGTGGAGCTGCCCGAGCGCTGCGCCGGCAACGGCTATGCCTCCGAGGCGCCGCTCCTGCCGCGCACGCTCAAGGAGGCCGTGACGCTGCTCAAGGAGTCCGAGCGGGCCCGGCAGATCCTGGGCGAGGAGTTCGTGGACCACTTCGTGCGCACGCGCGAGTGGGAAGCGCGTCAGTACGAGCGCGCCGTGACGAGCTGGGAGCTCGAGCGCTACCTGGAGCTCATCTAGTAGGAGAGCGAGAACCGCAATGAAACCCTTCGACTTGCCGAGCGAGCCGCGCATCACCGAGATGTCCTGGCCCACGAAGATCGTCTTCGGGGCCGGGGCGCTGCAGCGCGTGCCCGCGCAGGTGTCCCGGCTGAACATGAAGCGTCCGTTGGTGGTGACGGACGGAGGCGTGGTGAAGGCCGGGCTCGCGCAGCGGCTGTACGACGTGCTCAAGGGCGCGGGCGTGGCGTATGTCGCCTTCGAGCAGGTCAAGCCCGACCCCACCGAGCACGATGCCTTCGCGGGCCTGGAGGCGTACCGCGCCGGGGGCTGCGACGGCATCATCGCCATTGGCGGTGGCAGCCCGCTGGACGCGGCCAAGCTCGTGCAGGTGCTCGTCACGCACGAGCCGCCCCTGTCGCGCTACGACGACGCCACGGGCGGCGACCAGTACGTGCGCGACAACATGCCGCCGCTCATCGCCATCCCCACCACCGCGGGCACGGGCTCGGAGGTGAGCCGCTCGGGCGTGGCCACGCTGTCGGACACGGGCCGCAAGACGGTCATCTTCAGCCCGTTCCTCATGCCCAAGGCGGCCATCTGCGACCCGGAGCTCACCCTGGGGCTGCCGCCCGGGCCCACCGCGGCCACGGGCATGGACGCCTTCACCCACTGCCTGGAGGCCTACCTGTCCAACGGCTTCCACCCGCTGGCGGACGCGGTGTCCATCGACGGCATCGCCCGTGTGGCGCGCTCGCTGCCCCTGGCCGTGAGTGACGGCAAGAACCTGCTGGCGCGCACGGACATGATGGTGGCCGCCTTCCAGGGCGCCATGGCCTTCCAGAAGGGGCTCGGCGCCTGCCACGCCCTGGCGCATGCGCTCACGCCCACCTCCGGCGTCCACCACGGTCTGGCCAACGCCATCGTGCTGCCCGTGGTGATGGAGTTCAACCGGCCGGTGTGCACCGCGCGCATGGCCCGCGTGGCCCAGGCCATGGGGGACTCCTCCAACGCGCGCGAGGAGGTGCTCGCCGCCAACGCCGTGGAGCGCGTGCGCAAGCTCAACCAGACCGTTGGCATTCCGACACGTCTGCGCGACGTGGGCGTGCAGGAGAAGGACCTGGAGCGCATCGCCGACAAGGCCTTCCAGGACGCCTCCCATCGGGGCAATCCTCGCCCTTGCACCCAGGAAGACCTACTCGCGATGATCCGCGAATCGTATTAGGTCAAACCGACGGGACTGGGACCCGGAGGCAATGCACGTTCCAACCCCGAACATACTCACTTCACAGCGCGCTCGGTGGCCACAAGATTACCGGTCGCGCTTATGGACAATGAGAAAGCCATCCTTTCGGGGCGGTTCGGTAGCCATGTGAAGCGCCTCCGGAATTCACGTAAACTGACGCAGGAGCAACTCGCCGAGCGCAGTGCGCTGTCCGTCGATGCCATCCGGCGCATCGAGCGCGGCGGGTTCTCTCCTTCTCTTGAAACCCTCAACAAGCTGTCGGGCGGTCTGGACCTGTCCTTGAAGACGCTGTTTCACGGCTTCGGCCGGGAGAAGCCCGATCGGGTCGCGGAGCTGTGTGACTTCCTCGGGCGCCTGTCCGGGCGCGAAGTCCAGTTGGCCTGGCGGGTCATTCATGCGATGTTCGAGGAGAAATGACGGGAACACCCCGCGTCGTGCTGCTGGTCGAGGATGAACTCGACTTGCGAACGGTCATCGAGGAGTTGCTCATCGAGGAGGGCTTCCAGGTCGTGTGCGCGGCGGATGGTGTGGCCGCGCTCGACTGGGTGTCCGCCGGAGGGAAGCCCTCCCTCGTGCTTCTCGACTTCTTCATGCCCCGGCTGAGCGGGGATGAGTTCATCCAGCGGCTGCGGGCCATTCCCGCGCTCGAGCGGGTGCCGCTGGTGGCCATGAGCGGCGCGGAAGTGAAGCACGCCGATCTCACGGCCTCGCTGCGCAAGCCCTTCGAGCTGTTCGATCTCGTGGATCTGGTGCATGCGCTGGCCCGAGCGCCCTGAGGCTCCCCGAGGGGAGCCCGGGACGCCGCGTCAGGGTTGAATGCCCGCGTCCGGTGCGGCCAGCTGCATGCCGGGCTCGTCGGCCTCGGGCTCCGCGCCCTCGGGCACGTCGTTGAGCTCCGTCGTGCCCACCACGGCGTTGGGCACCGCGTCCCCGCCCGCCTGGGGCGTGAACTCCAGCATCTCCACCGCCACCGAGCCCGGCATGCGGAAGTCCATGGCCGTCACCCGCGGCTTGTCGCGCAAGTCGTAGAGCTGCTGCGCCAGCGAGCCCGCCTGGACGCGCTGGTCCGAGAAGAAGACGTAGATGCGCACCTTGCCTTCCTCCACGGGCACCCGGAAGCTGGAGTTGTAGATGCGCTTGCCGGGCTCGCATCGGATGGAGCGGTTCTCGCGCGTCATCGTCAGCTGCCGGATGACCCCTTTCTCGGACACCGTGTAGAGCAGGCAGTAGGGGTACTGGCCCTCCTTGGGGATGATCTCCACCGTGGACCCACTCAGCGTCTTGAGCTCCGCACGGGAGGGCAGCGCGGACTTCTGCTCCTGCTGGCAGCCCGCTGTCCCCAGTGCCACCGTCATCATGGCCCACATCCACCGCGTCATGCGCCCTCCTGGTGCTGGTTGTCCCGATTCTGGGAATACCCGTTCTCGGACGCCAGACGTTTCGTGCACGAGACGCCTGCCCGTCCGCGCGTGAACAGACGCCTCGCGTCATGGCGGGGGGCCGTGGGGAAGCGCGCTCGGGGCGGGCTCAGGGCCGCTGGTAGACGATGACCTGGGGCGCCTCGTCCAGGTAGAGCCCGGTGACGGGCGTGCGGGTGCCGTAGGCCTGCCAGAGGGCGAACTCGTGCTCGCGGAACTCCTGGTGGTACTGGTAGGCCGCGACGTCCGAGTCACCGAGGCCCGCCGGGCGCAAGTCGGCGCGCAGCAGGCCCTCTCGCTGGTAGTCCTGGAAGGCGAAGCCCGTCACCTCGTGCAGGAAGAGGCGGGCGTTGCGCGGCGCGTGCGCGTTGATCCACGGCAGCACGGCCGTCACGTTGCTCGACCAGAACTGGCGCTGCATGCCCAGGGAGGCGGCGCCCGGAATGCCGCCGGCGAGCTCCGAGTAGTAGCTCGTGCCGTAGGGGAACACGCGCACGAGCGCGAGCAGCGCGGGCAGCAGCACCGCGGCGAACACGGGCGCGGCCACGGCGGAAAAGGGCAGGCGAGGCCAGCGCGCGCGGAGCGTCTCGACGAGCGCCGCGCACCCCCGGCACACGGCCACGCCCGCGAGCAGGCCCAGGAACGGCATCGAGGGCAGCCAGTGCTTCACGCCGCCGAAGTGCGGCACGCTCGGCGGGCTGATGATGAGCAGGGCGGCGATGGCGTGCAGCCCCACCAGCCCCTCGGCGAGCGTGAGGGGCGTCACCCAGGCGCGGGTGCGGGCCGCGAGGCCCAGGAGCGCGCGCGCGGCGAGCACGAGCCCGCCCGTCACCATGGGCACGAAGAGGCTGGTGGGCACGGTGAGCGCCGTCTTCACGACCACGTAGCTCCACGGGAAGGGCGGCTCGCGCATGAGCGTGCCCAGGTAGAACCAGGCGTAGTGGTTGTGGGTGGCGTGGAAGACGAGGTACCAGGCCGTGCGGTCCACCGGCGCGTGCCAGAGGTAGGGCCAGTGCAGGTAGAAGACGACCGGGCCGAACGTGGCCATGGTGGCCAGGGGCAGCAGGGCGAGCGCGGTCGTGGGGTGCGTCGCGTGGAGCACGTGCAGCAGGCCCAGGGCGCCCACGGCGAGCACGACGAACAGCAGGGTGTGGGGGCTGAGCAGGAAGAACTTCCGCTGGAAGCCCTCGGGCCCGAGGCTCACGAGGAGCAGCGCGTAGAGCACCGCCACGGCGCCGAACAGCCCCACCACCCGCCATAGGGCGGTGCGCGCCACGGGCTGCCCCTCGCTGCTCGTCCACGCGCGCCACAGGGCGAAGGGCGCCAGGGTGAAGGGCAGGAAGAGGGCGTTGTGCTTGGTGGCCACGGCCAGCCCGAAGAAGACGCCGCACAGCACGCCCCAGTGGCGATCCTCCAGCGCGCGCCAGAAGGCGTAGACCACGAGCAGCCACATGGCCGCGATGGGCATGTCGAAGCACGCCAGCTCCGCGTTGAAATACTGGCGCGGCACGAGCAGGAAGGAGAGGGCGGCGAAGAGGCCCGCGGCGCGGCTGAACACCGCGCTGCCCAGCAGGAAGGCGAGGGCGGGGATGAGCGCCGCCAGGGCAAAGGCCGGCAGGCGGAAGGCCGCGGCGGGGCGCAGCCACCCGAGTGTGTCGTGGAAGAGCAGGTGCGACAGCCCGAAGAGCGTCTTCATCAACGCCGGGTGCTCGTGGTTGTAGTCCCAGGCGCGCACGATGGCCGCGTCGGTGAGGGCCCGCCCGGGCTCGTGCACGAGCTGCTGGAACCAGCGCGCGTAGTCCCGCGCGGCGTGGAAGTAGAAGCTCTCGTCGCGGGTGAAGCCCACGGCGGACTCGGTGGCCCACAGCGCGCAGAAGGCGAGCGCCCACAAGCCCAGGGCGATGAGCTTCTCCGGGCGGGTCGCGGCGCGGCCTCGGGTCGTCATGCGCCCTCCCGGGGGCCGAGCGCGAGCAGGTCCAGGCACACCTGGCGCGTCTCCGGGTTGTCCGCCTGGACCCAGAGCTTGAGCGTACGGGGCTCGCCCGGAGGCACCTGGCGCGAGACCTTCTGCACGCCCTCGAGCCCCGGGGGAATGGCGATGGACAGCGCGGGCGCCTGGCTCCGGGCCTCCTCCACGCCCAGGTGGGTGATGCTCAGGTGGGGCGCGTGGGCGGCGGCGAACTCGAAGATGAGGCCCCCCTCGAGCCGCCACTCCGTGCCCGCGGGCACGCCATCGAACTCGGCCACGAGCCGCTGGGGCCCCCCGGGCGGGTGCATCCACAGGCAGTGGCGGGGCTGGTAGCGCAGCTCGTGCCACTCGGGGGCCACGTACAGGTGGGAGGCGCCCAGGCATCGGTGCGCCCGGCCATCGAAGGGGCAGTCCGTGCGGGTGCCGTCCGGAGACTCCAGGTAGACGCGGGCCCGGGCATGGGCCTCCGAGGCCACGAAGCGCCGGGGCTGGTGACGGCCGTTCGTGTACAGCGTGAGCGTCAGGGGCCCGGCCTGGCGGGGGGCGCCCACGGCGGTGCGTCCGGGGAGGAACGCGGCCTGGAAGCCGGCCGCGTCGGCGCGCGGCAGGCCGGGCTGTCCGAGCACCCAGACGCGCGGGTGGGCGTCCAGGTCATCCGCGTCCGAGCCGAGGTAGCCGTATACGGGCGTCTGGGAAGGCAGGTAGAGCCGGGCGCGCTCCGTCCACCAGGGAAAGAGCAGCACCGCGTCCCCCGGGCGGGCCTCGGCGCTCAGCCAGCCGGCTACGGCGCGGTAGTCCTGCTCCGAGGGGAACAGGCCCGGCAGCCGCAGCTGGAACACGAGACAGGCGAGGGCGACGAGCAGCAGCCCTCCCAGCTCCACCAGGGGGAGGGCGCGCGACGGCGACCTAGGACTTGGCAAGGCGGAGCTTCTGCTCGCTCTTCTCGCGGCAGAAGCTGCAGAAGGAGGGCTCACCCGTGTTGAAGGACGGCGTCCAGGGCGGGTACATCGCGCAGCGCGGATCCAGGCAGTGGTGCAGGCCCCACAGGTGGCCAATCTGCTGCAGCGCGTTGCGGGCGATGGGCTTGAAGGCCGCCTCGAAGTCCTTGTGCCCGTGCGTGGTGATGATGGCCCGGTTCTGGTTGTACAGGGCGTAGCCGGTGGTGGGCGCCTTGCCGCCGGGCAACTCGCGCTCCTTGAGCTTGCGCGAGGTGATGAAGAGGACCTTGTCGTCCTCGTAGGCGCGCACGCCCTTGATGTCCTTGATGAGCTGCTCCGCGTCCAGGGGCTCGGACATGCCCGGGGGCACCTCCTTCTGGCCGGAGTGCTCGCTGCCCACGCCAAACGCCGTGTAGAGCGCCTGGCAGAGCTTGGCGGTCTGCTTTTCGTCGAAGGAATCCAGCGTCACGACGCGAATCACGGCGGGTCTCCTCGGAGACGGGACACGCGGTCCCGGGGGACGTCACTCATCGGACTCGAAGTCCTCGTCCAGGTCGGCCTCGGGCTCGGCCTCGGTGTCCTCGGCCTCGTTGGGCCGGGCCTTGGGCGGACGGCCGCGCTTCTTGGGCGCGGCGGCGGCGGCCTCGGCACCCTCGGGCTTGGGCTTGGGCGGACGGCCGCGCTTCTTGGGCGCGGCGGGAGCGGCCTCGGCGCCCTCGGGCTTGGGCTTGGGCGGACGGCCGCGCTTCTTGGGCGCGGCGGGAGCGGCCTCGGCGCCCTCGGGCTTGGGCTTGGGCGGACGGCCGCGCTTCTTGGGCGCGTCGCCGTCGCCGGACGCCGCGGCCTTCTTGGCCTTGGGCTCGCCCTCCTCGTCGGAGTCCTCGCCGCCCTCGCCGCCCTCTTCCTCGGAGGACTCCTCCTCCTCGGCGGGCTCCTCCTCGTCCGGAGGCAGGTCCAGGTCGCCGTCCAGCCCGAGCAGGTCCGCGTCCAGGCCGAGATCCTCGTCGCCCTCGCCGCGGGTCTTGAACTCGGCGGCGGTGCGCTTGGGCCGCTCGCGGCCGGGCGGGAAGAGGACCACGTCGAGGGAGTCCTCGGCGTTGGCCTCGGAGATGTTGAGCGCCGCGGCCAGCTCGGACACCAGCAGGTGCCGGGCGTTGTCGTAGAGCTCGCGCTCCTTGGTGGGCAGGGGCCGCAGCTCGCTGAGCACCTGCAGGCCCTTGACGACCTCGGCCAGACCGAGCAGCCCGCCCTGGGTCATGCGATCCAGGTTGGTGCGGGCGCGCTGCTTCCAGTCCAGGTCCGCCTTGTCGCTGTCGGAGCGGAGGAAGTCGAAGACCTGGGTCACGTCCTCGCCGCCCGCGACCTTGCGCACGCCGATGGAGAGCACCTTGGCCTGAGGCACCATCACCACGGCCCCGTCTTCTTCCCGGCGCATCGTGACGAACGTGAGCTTCTGACCGGCCACTTCTTTGACGTCGATGGCCGAGACCCGGCAGACCCCCTGGTTGGGGTAGACCACCCGGTCGCCAACCGAGAGCTGGAGTGACGCGGAGCCTTCTGGCATGTCCCCCTCATCGTCGGAGAGTAAGAGAGCGGCGCAGGTCGTAACATAACCCTTCGCCGATGCCACGACTTACCGCCGGGGATTTCCGTTCCCCTCTTGTGCGGCCGTGCGGACGAGCGGGTGTCCCCTTTCCGGGAGGGCCCGGTGCTACAGGCCGCTACAGGCCGAGCGTTGGCTCGCGAACGCTTGGAGGAGGACTCAGGGCATGCGCATCACGGCGTCGATGCCGAAGCAGATGCGGGCGCGCCAGGGCGGCGGGGGCATGGCGGCCAGGGTGAGCAGCTTCTCCAGCCGCTCCACGGTGTCCTGGCGCAGGGTGCCGAAGTTGACGCCGAAGGAGGGCAGCACCTCGGCGCCGCCCGCGGACGTCCAGGCCACCTCGCCATGCAGCATGAGCGTGCCGAGCGACAGCTCCATCTCCAGGAGGAAGGGCATGCCGACCTTCACCGTGGTGGGCAGGGCGGGGGCTTCCACCTCCAGGCCCACGCCGCCGCGCGACAGGTCGCGCACGAAGAAGAGCGGGGCGAAGGGCGTCTCCTCCTCGGAGGCCGGCAGGTTCAAGGGGATGCGCGCATGGCGGCGCAGCTTCTCGTACTCCTGGAGATCGAAGATGCGCTGGAGCACCGTGTCCAGGCCGCCCCGGTCCTGACCCGGGTCGTACTTCACGGTGAGCAGGTAGCGGTCACCGGGCTGGGGCGTCGAGCGCACCACCTCGCCCAGCACCTCCACGGGCTTGGTGAGGCCCGGGTTGTGCAACTCGAAGACGAACCGCGTGCCCACCGGAAGGCTCTTCTGGGTGTGCAGCGTCACACCCCCCCGACCGATGCTGCGTGTGTACTCACTCAGCAGATCCTCGGGCTTCTTGTAGGCCACCTTGAGGCGCACCTCGCCGAGGGTCTGCTTCGTGCCGCTCTCGCTCATGCCGGGAAGCATACGGCAAAATCCGGAGCGGGCCTCTTTCGTGCCCGCCCCGTTCCTCGTCTCGTCCGGCGAGCGGGCACTCAGGCCTTGGGCAGCTCGCCGACGTGGAGGGAGAGGGCCTCCTTCTTGTAGACGTACGTCGCCTCGGACGTCTGGATGGTGCCGTCGAACACCAGCTTCACGCTGCCGGCGTGCGTCGCGGTGGCCGACACGTCCATGGTGAGCTTCACGTCCACGTCGAGCGTGTCGGAGATCTCCCCGTCGATGCTCACCCGGCCCTTGTGGGCGATGGCGAAGCCCAGGCCCATGAGGTCCGGCTCCAGGTTCAGGCCCATGGAGGTCTTCAGGGTGCCGTTGAACTCGTTGCGCCCGTCCTCGTTGCACGCGTCGTAGGTGACGGAATAGGTGAACAGTCCGCCGCCCGGGCCGCCCTCGGTCGTCAACTCCAGGTGGGCCGTGCCGCCGTGGAAGCACGTGGCGCTGAGCGTGAACCCGGAGGTGGCGCCGCTGGCCATCGCCCGCGAGATGAGCGCCTGGCCCGTCGTGTTGTGGCCCCGGCCCGGCGCCTGCGAGAGCTGGAACACGGCCTGGGCGGCCCCGTCCTTGCCTCCTCCGAGCTTCGCGCCTCCACAAGCGGACAGACCCAGGGCCAGCGCGGAGACCACCAGCGGACGAATCGAACGCGTCATGTGTGCACCTTTCGTCGTGTCGCGGCGGCGTGCTGCCCGGGGCCGCTCGCGAGGCGCGTCATGACAGAGGGCCTCGCGCGGGGTCAATGCGACACGGGTCTGTACGGGCCTGTTGCATTTCTTGACCGGGTAGGGGGCCGCGCGTATTTTCCGCCGCCCGAAGTGGATCGGAGTGGCAAGGAGTGGCGTGATGGGGATCGGCCGGGCTGACAAGGTGGTTGCTTCCGCGTGTTCCGAGGCGTCTACGAGCACCAGATCGACGCGAAGGGGCGCACGAGCCTCCCGTCACGGCTGCGCGAGACGCTCGTGGGGGGCTACGACGAGCGCCTCATCGTCACGACGGCGCTCGATCCCTGTCTGCACGCCTATCCGGTGCGCGAGTGGGAGCAGTTGGAGGTGGCGCTCGCCCGCCGCAACCCCCTGGAGCCCGGGGTGAAGACGTTGATGCGGCTCTACGTGGCGAGCGCGCAGGAGTGCCCCCTCGACAAGCTGGGGCGGTTGGTGATCCCCCCGTCGCTGCGAGCGCACGCGGGGTTGGACAAGGACGTGGTGTGGGCGGGGATGGTGAAGGTGATCGAGCTGTGGAGTCGCGAGGGCTGGGCGCGTGCCCAGGAGGAGGCCCGCAAGGAAGCCTCCAGCGCGGACGTGATGCGCGTGCTCACCGAGCTGCGCCAGTAGCGGACCAGAAGTTCGACGTGATGCGGGAAAGCCGGGAAGGTGGCGACATGAACCAGGTAGCCGAAGCGCAGGGCATCCGCGCGGTCTCCAGTGGCCGGGTGGAGACGCTCATGCTCGAGGGGGAGCTGCTGGAGCGGGATCTCGTCCAGGTGTGCGAGGACCTGGCGCTGCGCATGCAGCGCGGCCTGCGCAACGCCGTGCTGGACTTCAGCGACGTGAGCCACCTGGACTACCGCGGCGTCAAGCCCCTGTTGGCGCGCGCCGACGCCTTCCGCAAGGCCGGCGGGGACATCAAGCTGTCGGGCCTGTCGCCCTACCTGGCCGCCATCTTCCGGGCCGCCGGAGCGCATGACAGCTTCGAGCTCTACCCGCACATGAACGACGCCCGGGCCGCCTTCGCGCTCTCGCGCGCTCCGTTCGTCTGACGCCTTGGCTGACTTCGGCCACCAGACCGTCCTCCTGCGCGAGGCGGTGGATGTCCTCCAACCGGGCGCGGGCAAGGTGATCATCGACGGCACGCTCGGTGGGGGCGGGCACTCGGCGGCCCTGCTCGCCCGGGGCGCGCGGGTGCTCGGCGTGGATCGGGATCCCGTGGCGCTCGCGGCCGCGCGGGCCCGGCTCACGGACGCGTCCGCCTTCGAGGCCCGTCAGGGCAACTTCAGTGAGCTGCTCACGGTGGCCGCGGACGTGCTGCCCGTGGACGGCGTGCTGGTGGACCTGGGCGTGTCCTCGCCGCAGCTGGACGTGGCCGAGCGGGGCTTCTCCTTCCAGAAGGACGGGCCGCTGGACATGCGCATGGGCGACACGGGCCGCACCGCCGCGGAGCTCATCGACGAGGAGGACGAGGCGCAGCTCGTGCAGGTGCTGCGCGAGTACGGCGAGGAGCCCTTCGCCCGGCCCATCGCCCGCGAGCTCAAGCGCGCCCTGCCCGCGCGCACCCTGGAGGCCGCCGAGGCCGTCAAGCGCGCGGTGCCGCGCAAGGCCTGGCCCCAGAAGATCCACGTGGCCACGCGCACCTTCCAGGCGCTGCGCATGGCGGTGAATCAGGAGCTGGAGTCCCTGGAGTCGCTGCTGGCCGCGCTGCCGCGCCTGCTCAAGGTGGGGGGCCGCGCCGCCGTCATCTCGTTCCACTCGCTGGAGGACCGCAAGGTGAAGGAGACCTTCCGGGACCTGGTGGGTGGGTGCAAATGCCCGCCGGGCCTCCCGGTGTGCGTGTGTGGTGGCCAGGGGGACTTCACCCTGGTGACGCGCAAGGCGCTCGCGCCCTCGGACGACGAAATCGCCGCCAACCCCCGTGCCCGTAGCGCGCACCTGCGCGTGGTGGAGAGGATTCGATGAGCCGCAGCAAGTTCATGTCGTCGCGAGGGATGGGCGGGACCGCCCGGGCCCTGGGTCCCAATGGCGCGTCGGTGGGCCGGGTGTTCCTGCACCTCTTGCCCGCGGTGCTGCTCTTCGGACTGTTCGCCGGGGTGGGCATCCTCCACGTGACGAGCCGGGTGCTGGTGGTGGACATGGGCTACCGGCTCTCCAAGGCCGAGGCGGAGGGGCGGGACCTCACGCGCGAGAATGATCGGCTCAAGCTGGAGCTGGCCACGCTCAAGAACCCAGCGCGCCTGGAGCGGCTCGCGCGCGAGAAGCTGGGCATGGCCATGCCCGCGGGCCCGGCCGTCATCGCCCTGCCCGAGTCCGGTGGCAAGCGTCCCGTTCAGGCCCGAAGCGCCCCGGTGGTGCGCGTGGCGGAGCGCGGCGGAGCACTCTGAGGAGGCGGGCGTGAGGGACTTCAAGACCACGCGGGCTCCCGAGCCCAACACCCAGTGGATGCGGCTGCGCGTGAAGCTGCTGGCCGGCTTCTTCGTCTGTCTGCTGATGGCCGCCTTTGGCCGCGCCGTGTTCCTGCAGGTCGTCGAGCGCGACAAGCTGCGCGGCATGGCCCAGGATCAGTAC includes:
- a CDS encoding CarD family transcriptional regulator, encoding MPEGSASLQLSVGDRVVYPNQGVCRVSAIDVKEVAGQKLTFVTMRREEDGAVVMVPQAKVLSIGVRKVAGGEDVTQVFDFLRSDSDKADLDWKQRARTNLDRMTQGGLLGLAEVVKGLQVLSELRPLPTKERELYDNARHLLVSELAAALNISEANAEDSLDVVLFPPGRERPKRTAAEFKTRGEGDEDLGLDADLLGLDGDLDLPPDEEEPAEEEESSEEEGGEGGEDSDEEGEPKAKKAAASGDGDAPKKRGRPPKPKPEGAEAAPAAPKKRGRPPKPKPEGAEAAPAAPKKRGRPPKPKPEGAEAAAAAPKKRGRPPKARPNEAEDTEAEPEADLDEDFESDE
- a CDS encoding PilZ domain-containing protein produces the protein MLPGMSESGTKQTLGEVRLKVAYKKPEDLLSEYTRSIGRGGVTLHTQKSLPVGTRFVFELHNPGLTKPVEVLGEVVRSTPQPGDRYLLTVKYDPGQDRGGLDTVLQRIFDLQEYEKLRRHARIPLNLPASEEETPFAPLFFVRDLSRGGVGLEVEAPALPTTVKVGMPFLLEMELSLGTLMLHGEVAWTSAGGAEVLPSFGVNFGTLRQDTVERLEKLLTLAAMPPPPWRARICFGIDAVMRMP
- the mraZ gene encoding division/cell wall cluster transcriptional repressor MraZ; the encoded protein is MFRGVYEHQIDAKGRTSLPSRLRETLVGGYDERLIVTTALDPCLHAYPVREWEQLEVALARRNPLEPGVKTLMRLYVASAQECPLDKLGRLVIPPSLRAHAGLDKDVVWAGMVKVIELWSREGWARAQEEARKEASSADVMRVLTELRQ
- a CDS encoding STAS domain-containing protein, with amino-acid sequence MNQVAEAQGIRAVSSGRVETLMLEGELLERDLVQVCEDLALRMQRGLRNAVLDFSDVSHLDYRGVKPLLARADAFRKAGGDIKLSGLSPYLAAIFRAAGAHDSFELYPHMNDARAAFALSRAPFV
- the rsmH gene encoding 16S rRNA (cytosine(1402)-N(4))-methyltransferase RsmH; protein product: MADFGHQTVLLREAVDVLQPGAGKVIIDGTLGGGGHSAALLARGARVLGVDRDPVALAAARARLTDASAFEARQGNFSELLTVAADVLPVDGVLVDLGVSSPQLDVAERGFSFQKDGPLDMRMGDTGRTAAELIDEEDEAQLVQVLREYGEEPFARPIARELKRALPARTLEAAEAVKRAVPRKAWPQKIHVATRTFQALRMAVNQELESLESLLAALPRLLKVGGRAAVISFHSLEDRKVKETFRDLVGGCKCPPGLPVCVCGGQGDFTLVTRKALAPSDDEIAANPRARSAHLRVVERIR
- the ftsL gene encoding cell division protein FtsL; this encodes MGGTARALGPNGASVGRVFLHLLPAVLLFGLFAGVGILHVTSRVLVVDMGYRLSKAEAEGRDLTRENDRLKLELATLKNPARLERLAREKLGMAMPAGPAVIALPESGGKRPVQARSAPVVRVAERGGAL